A single Desulfovulcanus ferrireducens DNA region contains:
- a CDS encoding DsrE/DsrF/DrsH-like family protein has translation MDEKKEKAGFICVKDTLDGAYPSLVLGINAARLGMESKIFYSFMGINLLLKGGAERAKFFPPGVMGAIPGVSTIATEIMKRKTAKANIPSLAELQEMAQLEGVELVACKMTVDMMEIKEDKLIDGVVVWTAEDFLKYAKECKICLFT, from the coding sequence ATGGATGAAAAGAAAGAAAAAGCAGGTTTCATATGTGTAAAAGATACTCTTGATGGAGCCTATCCATCACTAGTACTAGGTATCAATGCGGCTCGACTGGGGATGGAAAGCAAGATATTCTACTCTTTCATGGGCATAAACCTACTACTCAAGGGCGGCGCTGAAAGGGCCAAATTTTTTCCTCCTGGAGTTATGGGAGCTATTCCGGGAGTAAGCACCATCGCAACTGAAATCATGAAAAGGAAAACAGCTAAGGCTAACATTCCTAGCCTGGCTGAACTCCAAGAAATGGCTCAATTGGAAGGTGTAGAACTGGTCGCGTGTAAAATGACTGTGGACATGATGGAAATCAAGGAAGATAAACTCATTGATGGTGTGGTTGTGTGGACAGCCGAAGACTTTTTAAAATACGCCAAGGAATGCAAAATCTGCCTGTTCACATAA
- a CDS encoding 4Fe-4S dicluster domain-containing protein, with protein sequence MSISRRKFLQGLAATGLTTVLPSTAKAASRGEELATLLDLSKCIGCGACVEACKETNAHKFPRPKKPFPKMYPSRVKPSDWSDKQDVDDRLTPYNWLYIQTAYVTWQGEEYEINIPRRCLHCQNPPCANLCPWGAAAKQANGIVRINDKICLGGAKCKKVCPWHIPERQSGVGLYLKLLPSFAGNGVMYKCDRCFGRINQGLVPACIEVCPQDVQTIGPRDEIVAKAHKLAKEMGGYIYGEKENGGTNTIYVSPVPFDVLDKAIEKGPGRPHLSSVPNSMAKEENLAMAVIGAPVAGLAAALLTGISKVSQDKQGDKDE encoded by the coding sequence ATGAGTATTTCCAGAAGAAAATTTCTGCAAGGTCTAGCAGCAACAGGTTTAACTACTGTTTTGCCTTCTACAGCCAAGGCAGCTTCCAGGGGCGAGGAGTTGGCAACCCTGCTTGATCTAAGCAAATGTATTGGTTGTGGGGCATGTGTCGAAGCGTGCAAAGAGACAAACGCACATAAATTTCCTCGACCCAAAAAACCGTTTCCCAAAATGTATCCCAGCCGGGTCAAACCCTCTGACTGGTCAGACAAACAAGATGTGGATGACCGACTTACTCCGTATAATTGGCTCTATATCCAGACGGCCTATGTTACCTGGCAGGGAGAGGAATATGAAATTAATATTCCACGCCGCTGCCTCCATTGCCAAAATCCTCCCTGCGCCAATCTCTGCCCCTGGGGCGCGGCAGCCAAACAGGCTAATGGTATTGTCCGAATCAATGATAAGATCTGTTTGGGCGGGGCCAAGTGCAAAAAAGTTTGTCCCTGGCATATCCCTGAACGCCAGTCAGGGGTTGGCCTATATCTGAAACTCCTGCCCTCGTTTGCAGGCAATGGAGTGATGTATAAATGCGACCGATGCTTTGGCCGCATAAACCAGGGACTTGTTCCTGCCTGCATTGAAGTCTGCCCTCAAGACGTCCAGACAATCGGCCCAAGAGATGAAATCGTTGCCAAAGCCCATAAGCTGGCCAAAGAAATGGGTGGCTACATTTATGGAGAAAAGGAAAACGGCGGAACCAATACCATCTATGTCTCACCGGTGCCTTTTGATGTTCTGGATAAGGCTATAGAAAAAGGACCAGGCCGACCGCACCTTTCTTCTGTGCCCAACTCCATGGCCAAAGAGGAAAATCTGGCCATGGCAGTGATCGGCGCGCCTGTAGCCGGATTGGCTGCGGCCCTGTTAACAGGAATAAGTAAAGTATCTCAAGATAAGCAGGGAGACAAAGATGAATAA
- a CDS encoding ATP-binding protein has translation MSSDKCQCLSSSHLPSLGKKIVIYMVLILGICGALFFLWMAKQQEAFVVKQLRHQALGIYHYIVLAREWISSHGGIYIRKNGNFHLITPSVFTREIALFTKRKRPYSVKIATLDSKNPAHMPDQFECKAIELMQQGRERELWKVVGDKDKVIFRYAAPLIFENECAKCHQDFKRYNIVGCISISFPATSLFKEVAKNKNYYFIYLVTTLGIVLFLLMIMLKKFVLHPLNQLSMASQKIEKGELDVRVDLKASKEWVRVGESFNSMVESLASQQKRLEEEVNKAVADLSKAYEDLKRMEKFKSDFFSNITHDLKTPITAIKGASDILAKKLKGGEYETYVDILKRNVTRLSRMVKDLLDCARLESGELELHKEHLDLAEVIEDAVLMVQPLAWEREVEIEYVLPGEPYYVFADRARIEQAVSNLLTNAIKFSDKPSKVVVKLTRKNGQVTMSVEDFGPGIPVDERDMVFKKFYRRDYEKGRDGLGLGLAIAKGVVEAHGGKIWITQPDHRGVIMNISLPGK, from the coding sequence GTGTCATCAGATAAGTGCCAATGCCTTTCGTCTAGTCATCTCCCTTCGCTAGGGAAAAAAATAGTCATATATATGGTTCTTATTTTAGGCATTTGCGGGGCCTTGTTTTTTTTATGGATGGCCAAGCAGCAGGAAGCATTTGTTGTGAAACAGTTGAGACATCAGGCCCTGGGGATATATCACTATATTGTTTTGGCCAGGGAATGGATCTCTTCCCATGGTGGCATATATATAAGGAAAAATGGAAACTTTCACTTGATTACGCCGTCTGTTTTTACTCGAGAGATTGCTTTGTTTACCAAAAGAAAACGGCCTTATTCCGTGAAAATTGCCACGCTGGACAGCAAAAACCCTGCGCACATGCCGGACCAATTTGAATGCAAGGCCATAGAACTCATGCAGCAGGGCAGGGAGCGGGAATTATGGAAGGTCGTTGGAGATAAGGATAAAGTTATTTTTCGCTATGCTGCCCCTCTTATCTTTGAAAATGAATGCGCGAAATGTCATCAGGATTTTAAAAGATATAACATTGTCGGCTGTATCAGCATTTCTTTCCCAGCAACTTCCCTATTCAAAGAAGTAGCGAAAAATAAGAATTATTACTTTATTTATCTGGTTACCACTTTGGGAATTGTTTTGTTTTTATTGATGATTATGCTGAAAAAGTTTGTTTTGCATCCATTAAATCAGCTCAGCATGGCCTCGCAAAAGATTGAGAAGGGAGAACTTGATGTACGTGTTGATTTAAAGGCAAGCAAAGAATGGGTCAGGGTAGGTGAGAGTTTTAATTCCATGGTCGAATCTCTGGCTTCCCAGCAAAAAAGATTGGAAGAAGAAGTAAACAAGGCCGTGGCAGATCTGTCCAAAGCATATGAGGATTTAAAGCGCATGGAGAAATTTAAGTCTGACTTTTTTTCCAATATTACGCACGATCTGAAAACACCTATTACTGCTATCAAAGGAGCTTCGGATATCCTGGCTAAAAAGTTGAAGGGTGGAGAATATGAAACCTATGTTGATATTTTAAAAAGGAATGTGACCAGGCTCTCCAGGATGGTCAAGGACCTTTTAGACTGTGCCCGCTTGGAAAGCGGAGAGCTAGAATTACATAAAGAACACCTCGATCTGGCCGAGGTTATAGAAGATGCAGTGCTTATGGTTCAGCCTTTGGCCTGGGAAAGAGAGGTAGAAATTGAATATGTCCTGCCTGGTGAACCTTATTATGTGTTTGCGGATAGAGCGAGAATCGAACAGGCCGTTTCCAATCTTCTGACCAATGCTATAAAATTTTCTGACAAACCTAGCAAAGTAGTGGTCAAGTTAACCAGAAAAAATGGCCAGGTAACCATGTCCGTGGAGGACTTTGGCCCTGGTATTCCTGTTGATGAGAGGGACATGGTCTTTAAAAAATTTTATCGTCGCGATTATGAAAAAGGTAGGGATGGCCTGGGTCTGGGTCTGGCTATTGCCAAAGGGGTTGTGGAAGCGCATGGGGGGAAGATCTGGATAACCCAGCCTGACCATCGGGGCGTAATCATGAATATTTCCTTGCCTGGGAAATAA